A stretch of DNA from Chloroflexota bacterium:
ATGCTGGTGGTCAGCCTGCCCGATGGCCGGGTGTTTTCGGCGCCCCCTGAAGACGACGAGATCGCGACCATCGCGACCCTGAACGCGGCAGTACAAAGTTACCAACGGCGGGCTGCGCTGGACCGCACCAACGAGCACGATGCCCAGGTGCTCAAAGCCCTGTACCCCGACATCAGCGGTGTGGTCATTTTCCCGCCGTTCAAGGTCAAACAGGTACAGCGCCTGGTTTCAGAAGGGCATTTGCTGCCGCCGGGCATCACGCGCTTCATCGTGTCGCCGCGGGCGCTGCGGGTCAACTATTCGCTGGAAGCCCTGGCCGCGCCTATCAGCCTGGAAGAGAAACGCGCCCAGTTACGCGCCTGGCTGCAGGAACGCCTGGCAGCCAAAGGCGTGCGCTATTACGCCGAAGCCACGGTGCTTTACGACGATTGACAAGAAAAGCGCAAAGCGCCTTTTATAACCACAGGCCTGGCTCAAATGCCAGGCCTGTTTTTTCTCGAAGGAGAAGGGCTGCTTAGTGATTGCGGCGGTCGCGGTTGCCGCGGGAACGATTGTCCCGCCGGCCGCCGCGGTTGCTGCCGCCACGGCTGCCGCCGCGCGAGCGGTTGGGCTTGTCGTGCGCCTGGGCTTCCTCCACCGTCCAGCCTTCCAGCACAGCCTGGCGGGAAAGGCGAATGCGGCCGGTAGGGTCAATGTTCGTCACCATCACGGTGATTTCATCACCCACCCGAACCACGTCTTCCACACGGCGCACCGGCTCGGTATCCAGTTGGGAGATATGCACCATCCCATCGGTGTTGGGCAAAATTTCCACGAAAGCGCCGAAATCGGTCACCCGCACCACCTTGCCGGTGTAGATGCGCCCCACCTCAGGGGTTTCGGTCAGCGCCTCGATGCGCTCACGCGCCTGCGTCGCGCCGGCCATGTCGGGCGAGGCAATGTAAACCAGGCCGTCTTCCATGATGTCGATTTTGGTGTTGGTTTCCTCTTGCAGGCCGCGGATGGTCTTGCCGCCAGGGCCGATGATCGCGCCGATTTTATCCACCGGAATGCGGACGACGATCATGTGCGGCGCGTGGGGCTTCAGTTGCGGGCGCGGTTCGGGGATGACTTCCAGCATCTTGCCGAGGATGAACAGGCGGGCTTCCCGCGCCTGCGCCAGGGCCTGGCGCATGATTTCTTTGGTGATGCCCGCGATCTTGATGTCCATTTGCAAGGCGGTGATGCCTTTTGCGGTGCCCGCGACTTTGAAGTCCATGTCGCCGAGGTGGTCTTCCATGCCCTGGATGTCGGTCAGCACGGCATACTGCTCGCCTTCCTTGATGAGGCCCATCGCGATGCCCGCCACCGGGGCTTTGATAGGCACGCCGGTGTCCATCAGGGCAAGGGTGGAGCCGCACACGGAAGCCATCGAGGTGGAGCCGTTGGAGGAAAGCACCTCGGAAACCAGCCGCAGCGTGTAGGGGAATTCTTCTTCCGAGGGGATGACCGGCAGCAGCGCGCGTTCAGCCAGCGCACCGTGGCCGATTTCACGGCGGGAAGCGCCGCGCATCGGGCGCACTTCGCCCACCGAGAAGGGCGGGAAGTTGTAGTGGTGGATGTAGCGCTTGCTTTCGGTGGGGGTCAAGCCGTCGATTTCCTGCGCTTCGCGCGGGGTGCCCAGCGTAGCCAGGGTGAGCACCTGGGTTTCGCCGCGGGTGAACAGCCCGGAGCCATGGGCGCGGGGGCTGATGTCCACCTCGCACCAGATGGGGCGGATGTCGGTAGTGCCGCGGCCATCGGGGCGGATGCCTTCGTTGAGAATGCGGCTGCGCACGATTTTCTTGAGCACGTCTTCGAAAGCCACCTTGACGGGCAGGGCTTGCGAGGCATCTTCGCCCGCGAGGGCTTCCACCACCTCTTTCTTCAACGCGTCAATGCCATCGTTGAACTCGGCTTTGGTGTGCGGGGTTTCCAGCAGTTGCCGAATCCGGTCGGCAACCATGCCCTCAACCTGCTCCACCAGGCTTTCTTCCACCACAAAGGGCGTATAGGTGCGCTTGGGCTTGCCCAGTTCGGCAGCCATCTTTTCCTGAATGTCAATCATCGGCTGCAGCGCCTGATGGCCAAAGGCCAGGGCTTCCACCATCACCTCTTCAGGCACTTCGCTCGCCCCGGCTTCCACCATCAAAATGGCATCGCGAGTGCCGGCAATGCGCAGGTCGAGGGTCGACTTTT
This window harbors:
- a CDS encoding polyribonucleotide nucleotidyltransferase, whose amino-acid sequence is MKPQNHRYETVVGDKTVVIETGKLAMQANGAVTVRLGDTMVFAAATMSKEAREGIDFFPLRVDYEERMYAGGRIPGSFFRREGRPSEEATLTARLVDRPLRPLFPKDLRNDVQVVLYSISADEENPIDILAINAASAALMISDIPWHGPVGAVRIGYIDGEFVVNPTFPELEKSTLDLRIAGTRDAILMVEAGASEVPEEVMVEALAFGHQALQPMIDIQEKMAAELGKPKRTYTPFVVEESLVEQVEGMVADRIRQLLETPHTKAEFNDGIDALKKEVVEALAGEDASQALPVKVAFEDVLKKIVRSRILNEGIRPDGRGTTDIRPIWCEVDISPRAHGSGLFTRGETQVLTLATLGTPREAQEIDGLTPTESKRYIHHYNFPPFSVGEVRPMRGASRREIGHGALAERALLPVIPSEEEFPYTLRLVSEVLSSNGSTSMASVCGSTLALMDTGVPIKAPVAGIAMGLIKEGEQYAVLTDIQGMEDHLGDMDFKVAGTAKGITALQMDIKIAGITKEIMRQALAQAREARLFILGKMLEVIPEPRPQLKPHAPHMIVVRIPVDKIGAIIGPGGKTIRGLQEETNTKIDIMEDGLVYIASPDMAGATQARERIEALTETPEVGRIYTGKVVRVTDFGAFVEILPNTDGMVHISQLDTEPVRRVEDVVRVGDEITVMVTNIDPTGRIRLSRQAVLEGWTVEEAQAHDKPNRSRGGSRGGSNRGGRRDNRSRGNRDRRNH